The following are from one region of the Streptomyces rubrogriseus genome:
- a CDS encoding metallophosphoesterase has product MRAPPACRHGVNSSSEHRTWVPRRGSSLRAARKLADALSGRRGCFVRIVHISDLHARADWKPDQSKVLKAFLTDVRGFHEQAPVDAVVFSGDLAFSAQPDQFAFAREALLDPLQDMLGLDRGRMLLAPGNHDVDISRIDQFQEDGLRSGLNNRDAVNRLLDAPNLTAYLGRMAPWLEFRNDYYAGTDVDLSSPLVTLHRFTLRDSEVAVATLTSAWRATGAGDDADRAHLIVGDRQVVHAADRLGDADLKICVMHHPLDWLAEFDRHDVRRETSRFDMLCTGHVHVVDPLGLVSRTGTLMHSAAGSLYQTRDYFNAYSVVDVDRPRAPHAYTVHVRSYFDARDAFDQGVDMMPGGKQVIDFDAPGGRPVRSPASEEVAVTRTAADLAAEFLLDAVRERSLLMAGPDRWQLDMDGLLVPPVLLHLPVDQYLALTDLEDGRITPDDLRASLSEYRHFVIVGDEYSGLTSTLQWLTHTAYGLDSQYAPVVIDFTAVGSGGNGVEREVRTQLARAGIPAGKRDVLPRLVLAVDNVDPRSEKRLRNLLKFMAQYPQNMYLLGSRTAVSHRLNDELGREGWVSRVRYLGPFGRRELRALVRLLRPEEADSDVTAMLDLLSRGRLPHTPAMLAALVATAGHGDWTSGVNSTAILESYLGLLLGRDDPSVDRRYELDFRELQDILSCLNEHLTLGGRDALPRMEAEQFLLDYFKGLGWSEPSGAVLDALIAKRILGQRDGQIYFCQPMVRPLLAAYRMEDSEGLKALVLANPLDYAQVIRHAAALRRNDTSLLACVMDGFRQVREGLGDGANDPFSVLASKDGWRGRDDTESLLDDFWPTDLAYEPPAPPAEVQGELNVLMDGLYDQADAMRTIAQDKRRDGVLVRSDFEVFVEWLDLLADVLRSSELVRDLDLKRRALRLTLNGYGVRAALMADEWKTRDVGRSMRAALSEALERPELRESLVNGTEVSDAEFEEFLGRIELFSPVLASYGSLSQVLTSSKLSRLTDEALREAEFIEQPGQALMAVLLMRRMGDRDWVRHAADVTRLHGEREVISEIMRLFALTSYVGTDLGRDELGSYESLLVDIAVQHKELPTQGPTRARDYQRNQFVQALRNRRLRFMQRGGDDDTKRIERF; this is encoded by the coding sequence ATGCGGGCTCCGCCCGCCTGTCGTCACGGGGTCAACTCCTCGTCGGAACACAGGACATGGGTTCCGCGACGGGGATCTTCCCTGCGGGCCGCGCGTAAGCTGGCAGACGCGTTGTCCGGGAGGCGGGGGTGTTTCGTGCGGATCGTTCACATCAGCGACTTGCATGCCAGGGCGGACTGGAAACCCGATCAGAGCAAGGTGCTCAAGGCCTTCCTGACGGACGTGCGCGGGTTCCACGAGCAGGCACCGGTCGATGCGGTGGTCTTCAGCGGCGATCTGGCCTTCAGCGCGCAGCCGGACCAGTTCGCGTTCGCCCGTGAGGCGCTGCTCGATCCGCTGCAGGACATGCTGGGCCTCGACCGGGGCCGCATGCTCCTCGCGCCGGGGAACCACGACGTCGACATCAGCAGGATCGACCAGTTCCAGGAAGACGGCCTCCGGTCGGGGCTGAACAACCGGGACGCGGTCAACAGACTCCTCGACGCGCCGAACCTGACGGCCTACCTGGGCCGGATGGCCCCGTGGCTGGAGTTCAGGAACGACTACTACGCGGGCACGGACGTCGACCTGTCCTCCCCGCTGGTCACCCTCCACCGCTTCACGCTGCGCGACAGTGAGGTCGCCGTGGCCACCCTGACGTCGGCCTGGCGGGCGACCGGGGCGGGCGACGACGCCGACCGGGCCCACCTCATCGTGGGAGACCGGCAGGTGGTCCACGCCGCCGACCGGCTCGGCGACGCCGACCTGAAGATCTGCGTGATGCACCACCCGCTGGACTGGCTCGCGGAGTTCGACCGCCACGACGTACGCAGGGAGACGAGCCGGTTCGACATGCTGTGTACAGGTCATGTCCACGTCGTCGATCCGCTCGGTCTCGTGAGCAGGACCGGCACGCTCATGCACAGCGCGGCCGGTTCGCTCTACCAGACGCGTGACTACTTCAACGCCTACAGCGTCGTGGACGTCGACCGTCCCCGCGCCCCGCACGCCTACACCGTGCACGTGCGGAGCTACTTCGACGCCAGGGACGCCTTCGACCAGGGCGTCGACATGATGCCCGGGGGCAAGCAGGTCATCGACTTCGACGCACCCGGCGGCCGACCCGTCCGCTCCCCGGCGTCGGAGGAGGTGGCCGTCACCCGTACCGCCGCGGACCTGGCCGCCGAGTTCCTTCTGGACGCGGTGCGCGAACGCAGCCTGCTCATGGCGGGCCCGGACCGGTGGCAGCTGGACATGGACGGCCTGCTGGTGCCCCCCGTCCTGCTGCACCTGCCGGTCGACCAGTACCTGGCACTGACGGATCTCGAGGACGGCAGGATCACCCCCGACGACCTGCGGGCCAGCCTGTCCGAGTACCGGCACTTCGTCATCGTCGGCGACGAGTACAGCGGGCTGACGAGCACGCTCCAGTGGCTGACGCACACCGCCTATGGTCTGGACTCCCAGTACGCCCCCGTGGTCATCGACTTCACGGCGGTGGGGAGCGGCGGGAACGGCGTGGAGCGGGAGGTGCGCACCCAGCTCGCCCGCGCCGGAATACCCGCGGGCAAGCGGGACGTCCTGCCGCGTCTCGTCCTGGCCGTCGACAATGTCGACCCGCGGTCCGAGAAGCGGCTGAGGAACCTGCTGAAGTTCATGGCGCAATACCCGCAGAACATGTATCTCCTCGGGTCCCGGACCGCGGTGAGTCACCGGCTCAACGACGAGCTGGGACGCGAGGGCTGGGTCTCGCGCGTCCGCTACCTCGGCCCCTTCGGCCGCCGCGAGCTGCGGGCCCTGGTGCGCCTGCTGCGCCCGGAAGAAGCGGACTCCGACGTGACCGCGATGCTCGACCTGCTCAGCCGCGGAAGGCTGCCCCACACGCCCGCCATGCTGGCCGCGCTGGTCGCCACCGCCGGACACGGCGACTGGACGAGCGGGGTCAACAGCACCGCGATCCTCGAGTCGTACCTCGGCCTGCTGCTGGGTCGTGACGACCCGAGCGTCGACCGCCGTTACGAGCTGGACTTCCGGGAGCTGCAGGACATCCTGTCCTGCCTGAACGAGCACCTCACCCTCGGCGGCAGGGATGCCCTGCCCCGCATGGAGGCCGAACAGTTCCTCCTGGACTACTTCAAGGGGCTGGGCTGGTCCGAGCCCTCGGGCGCCGTCCTGGACGCCCTCATCGCCAAGCGGATACTCGGTCAGCGCGACGGCCAGATCTACTTCTGCCAGCCCATGGTCCGGCCCCTGCTGGCGGCGTACCGCATGGAGGACTCCGAGGGCCTCAAGGCCCTGGTGCTGGCCAACCCGCTGGACTACGCACAGGTGATCCGCCACGCGGCCGCGCTGCGCCGCAACGACACCTCGCTGCTGGCCTGCGTCATGGACGGCTTCCGCCAGGTGCGGGAGGGCCTCGGGGACGGCGCCAACGACCCCTTCTCGGTGCTGGCCTCGAAGGACGGCTGGCGGGGCCGGGACGACACGGAGTCGCTGCTGGACGACTTCTGGCCCACGGACCTGGCGTACGAGCCGCCCGCCCCACCCGCTGAGGTCCAGGGTGAGCTCAACGTGCTGATGGACGGGCTGTACGACCAGGCCGACGCCATGCGGACCATAGCCCAGGACAAGCGCCGGGACGGCGTGCTCGTCCGCTCCGACTTCGAGGTGTTCGTCGAGTGGCTCGACCTCCTCGCCGACGTGCTGCGCAGCAGCGAACTCGTGCGGGACCTGGATCTCAAACGGCGGGCCCTGCGGCTGACCCTGAACGGTTACGGCGTGCGGGCCGCGCTCATGGCCGACGAGTGGAAGACGCGGGACGTCGGGCGGAGCATGCGCGCGGCCCTGTCGGAGGCTTTGGAGCGGCCGGAGCTCCGGGAGTCCCTGGTGAACGGCACCGAGGTCTCGGATGCCGAGTTCGAGGAGTTCCTGGGCCGGATCGAGCTCTTCTCCCCCGTCCTCGCCTCGTACGGGTCGTTGTCCCAGGTGCTGACGAGCAGCAAGCTCTCCCGGCTGACCGACGAGGCACTGAGGGAGGCGGAGTTCATCGAGCAGCCGGGGCAGGCGCTGATGGCGGTGCTGCTGATGCGGCGCATGGGCGACCGGGACTGGGTCCGTCATGCGGCGGACGTCACACGGCTGCACGGCGAGCGCGAGGTGATCAGCGAAATCATGCGGCTCTTCGCCCTCACCAGCTACGTCGGGACGGACCTCGGCCGGGACGAGCTTGGGTCGTACGAGTCCCTCCTCGTCGACATCGCAGTCCAGCACAAGGAACTCCCGACCCAGGGGCCGACGCGGGCCCGCGACTACCAGCGCAACCAATTCGTCCAGGCGCTGCGCAATCGGCGTCTTCGGTTCATGCAGCGCGGCGGGGACGACGACACGAAGCGGATCGAGCGGTTCTGA
- a CDS encoding SLATT domain-containing protein — MTVAELTELDRSRPRADVLRELFRHAEGEVVTAIGWYLARRRGPSRWSRSLRALAALLGIVGTITPLVHAADPTAVPAEWGFVFLAGAAGCVLFDRIFGFSASWTRYIRTELALQQVLKRAQAEWTQHFLKSTDSPSDKETAALLGVIERLRADAQRLLEEESAAWIGYLADGMEELTRSTAHAAGQRPGPTGVFRLDRLPGRERTVDPAQRTRDPAL, encoded by the coding sequence ATGACAGTCGCAGAACTGACCGAACTGGACCGTTCGCGCCCGCGGGCCGATGTGCTGCGGGAGTTGTTCCGGCACGCGGAGGGCGAGGTGGTCACGGCCATCGGCTGGTACCTGGCGCGGCGTCGCGGTCCCTCCCGGTGGTCCCGCTCGCTGCGCGCCCTCGCCGCGCTGCTGGGCATCGTCGGTACGATCACCCCGCTGGTGCACGCGGCCGACCCGACGGCCGTCCCGGCCGAATGGGGCTTCGTCTTCCTGGCCGGGGCCGCGGGCTGCGTGCTCTTCGACCGGATCTTCGGCTTCTCCGCGTCCTGGACCCGCTACATACGCACCGAACTGGCCCTGCAGCAAGTCCTGAAGCGGGCGCAGGCCGAGTGGACCCAGCACTTCCTCAAGAGCACGGACTCGCCCAGTGACAAGGAGACGGCCGCTCTCCTCGGGGTGATCGAGCGGCTGCGCGCGGACGCCCAGCGCCTCCTGGAGGAGGAGAGCGCGGCCTGGATCGGCTATCTGGCGGACGGGATGGAGGAGCTCACCCGCTCCACCGCGCACGCCGCCGGGCAGCGGCCGGGCCCCACCGGCGTGTTCCGGCTGGACCGGCTGCCCGGGCGCGAGCGGACGGTCGACCCGGCGCAGCGCACCCGCG